A stretch of DNA from Catenulispora acidiphila DSM 44928:
GCCGGGCGCGGGGAGGTGGTGCAGCCAGGCGCTGAGCCAGCGGGTCTCGGTCTCCAGCGGGAAGGCGGTGACGCCGCTGAGGACCAGGCCGGTGATGAAGAGGGCGAGCCACAGGCGGATGCGGCGGAGGTGGTGGTCGCTTTGGTCACTGTCCACGCTGTGACGGTAGGGCGTGGGTGGGGCGGGGGTGACGGGGGTTGGGGGTGGTCACATGTTCTTCACGGCGCCGAGAGAGCCGAGTTCGAGGACAGCGATGGCGTTCTCCGTCAGGCTGCCCAGATATAGCGTTTCCCCACTGCGTCGCGCCGAGGTGACCGATTTATAGCCGACGCCCCAGCCGCGCAACTCCCGCACCTTCTCCCCGCTCGCGTCGAACGCGATGGCCCACGCCACGTCCTTCTCCGCCGGCTGCAACCGCTCGGGCGTGGCCCACACCAGCGAGCGCAGCCGCGGGTTCCTCGGCAGGAGCCAGTCGAGCGCCGGGTCGCGGGGCGAGACCATGGCGGCCCAGATCAGGCCGTCGGCGTCGCTGGTGAGGTTGTCGGGGAAGCCGGCCAGCGGGGCGCCGAAGGGCGAGGTGCGACCGGTCTCGGCGCCTTCGAGCTGAACGCGGGTCAGGCAGTAGCCGCCGGTCTCGGCCACGATCGCCGCCGCGCCGTCCTCGACGAGCACGACGCCGTTGGCGAAGGCGAAGCCGTCGGCGACCACCTCCACGCCGCCGTCGCGGTAGCGGAACAGCCGGCCGGTCGCGGAGTGCTCGAACAGGTCGCCGCGGTACGCGTCGATGTTGAAGTGCCGCGAGGACTGCGTGAAGTAGATGCTCCCGTCGGCGGCGACGGCGGCGTTGCTGCAGAACGTCAGCGGCTCCCCCGCGACCTTCGCCGCGAGCACCCCAACCGTCCCGTTGGACAGCTGCACCTCCAGCAGCCCGCGATAGGCGTCGCACACCACCAGCGCGTCCTCCCCGAGCATCTCCAGCCCGAGCGGCCGCCCGCCGGTGGTCGTGACGGCGCGCACCTCGCCCTCCGGCGTCACGCGCAGGATGCGGCCGTCGGCCAGACCGGTGAGCAAGTTCCCGGCCGTGTCGACCGCGATGTGCTCGGGCCCGGCGCCCGGCAAGGCGATCCGCCGCACCTCCGGCAGCGTCCGCACATCACCGCGCCGCCGCACCGGCTGCGGGTTCGGCGGTGGCGTCCACCGCACCGCGGCCATCTTCGAACGCTGAGCCATAGAGCTCGCGCCCCCTCTCACCGGTCCAAAATGAGGACGTTAGTGGGCAGGGGGCGCGAGCACCAGATCCGGGCTGATTTAGCCGAAGAAGACCTTCGCCTCCTCATACAGCGACATCGGCACCGTCTTCAGCGTCGCCGTGGCGGCCGCGAGCGGCACGCGCACGATGTCGGTGCCGCGCAGGGCGACCATCTTGCCGAAGTCGCCGTCGTGGACGGCGTCGATGGCGTGGAGGCCGAAGCGGGTGGCGAGCCAGCGGTCGAAGGGCGAGGGGGTGCCGCCGCGCTGGGTGTGGCCCAGGACGGTGGTGCGGGCTTCCTTCTTGGTGCGGCGCTCGATCTCGTCGGCGAGGCGTTCGCCGATGCCGCCGAGGCGGACGTGGCCGAAGGCGTCGAGTTCGCCGGAGGAGACCTCCATCTGGCCGTCCTTGGGGGTCGCGCCCTCGGCGACCACCACGATCGGGGCGTAGCCGCGGGCGAAGCGGGATTCGATCCAGCCGCAGACCTCGTCGATGTCGAAGGTGACCTCGGGGATCAGGATCACGTTGGCGCCGCCGGCCAGGCCCGAGTGCAGGGCGATCCAGCCGGCGTGGCGGCCCATCACCTCCACGATCAGCGCCCTGGAGTGGGACTCGGCGGTGGTGTGCAGACGGTCGATCGCCTCGGTGGCGACGTGGACCGCGGTGTCGAAGCCGAAGGTGTAGTCGGTGGCGTTGAGGTCGTTGTCGATGGTCTTGGGCACGCCGACGACGTTGACGCCGTACTCGTCGCCGAGCACGGTCGCGACGCCGAGGGTGTCCTCGCCGCCGATGGCGATCAGGGCGTCCACGCCCTCGGCTGCCAGGTTCTCCTTGATCCGCTCGACGCCGCCCTCCACCTTCAACGGATTGGTGCGCGAGGATCCGAGGATGGTGCCGCCGCGGGGCAGGATGCCGCGCACCGCCTCGACGTCCAACGGCTTGGTCATCCGGTCCAGGGGGCCCTTCCAGCCGTCCCGAAAACCGACGAACTCAAAGCCGTAGAACTGCACTCCCTTGCGGACCGAGGCGCGGATCACCGCGTTCAGTCCCGGGCAGTCCCCGCCGCCGGTCAGCACTCCGATGCGCATGGCCACACTCCCTGATGTTCACGATGTGATCTGGGTCACCGTACGATCACCGCCACCGTAACCGCTACGAGACGGTAACGAGAACCCGTTGATCACCTGCCGAGACACGCCGGTCACCTCTCGTGATCTTCGTGCCGCGCCGATGTCACCCCCGGGCTTACGCCCCCGGGCCGATGTGCGCCCGGACGGGCCGGTGACAGGGTTCGAACATGACCACCACACCGTTCCCCGCCCGCCGCCGACCCAACCGCCGGACCCTGCTGGGCGCCACGATGGCCGCCGGGGTCGCGGTCCCGTTGGGCCTGGCCGGCCGGGCTTCGGCGGCCACGGCGGACGCCGCGAAGACGAATACGACCACGAATACGAATACGCACCCGACCGCCCCGAGCCCGGCCGGCACGAAGACCACCGCGCCCCCGGCGCACCTGTTCATCCCGCCGCCGACCGGCCCGTACCAAGTCGGCACGGTCGACCTGCACCTGCTCGACACCTCGCGCCCCGACCCGCTGAACCCGGGCCAGTCCTACCCGCTGATGGCCAGCATCTGGTACCCGGCGCGGGACGCCGACCGCTACCCGGTCGCGCCCTGGATGACCACCGGCACGTTCCAGGCCTGGCTCGCCGACGCCGGCTTCGACCCGGCCAGCCTGCCGGTCCCCGCCACCGCCGGGCATCTCGGCGCGCCGGTGCGCCGCGGCGGGCGCCCGCGCCCGGTGATCCTGTTCTCCCACGGCGCGCACGACCACCGCTCGGATGCGACGACCGTCGTGCAGGAGCTCGTCAGCCACGGCTACATCGTGGCCACCGTGGACCACACCTACGACGCGTTCACGCAGTTCCCGGGCGGGCCGGTCCTGTCACCGGCCGGCAGCGCGAACGTCCCGGAGTCCCCGAGCGACTTCGCCGCCGACGCCCGGTTCCTGCTGGACCAGATCCACGCCATCGCCGCCGGCCGCAACCCCGACGTGGATCGCCATCCGCTGCCCGACGGCCTGCCGGGCAGCCTGGACCTGGACCGGATCGGCATGTTCGGCTGGTCCAAGGGCGGCACCGCGACCGCCCTGGCGACCCTGGCCGACGACCGGATCCGCGCCGGGCTGGCCTTCGACGGCCCGATGGAGCCGACGATCACCACCGACCTGGCCAAGCCCTTCATGATGATGAGCGCGGTGTTCACCCGGGACGCCGACCCCGACGCGCAAGAGTTCTGGACGCACCTCAAGGGTTGGCGCCGCTACTTCCAGCTCAACGGCGCCGAACACATCGCGTTCAGCGACGCCGAAGGGCTGATCCTGCCGGTGGCGAAGATCCTCGGGCTGAGCCAGGACACGGTGCAGGGCCTGGTGGGGACCATGGACCCGAACGAGGGCGTGCGCGTCCAGCAGGCATACCCGCTCGCCTTCTTCGACCTGCACCTGCGGAACCGTCCGAGCCGGCTGCTGGACGGGCCGTCGCCGCAGTTCCCGGACGTGCAGTTCATGTCCTGATCATCAGGGCACAAGACGCGCGGGCATCAGGGCACGAGCGGCGCCTTGACCACCCGCTCCCCCGCCGCGCGGTCGCCGCTCCAGGCCAGGCCCGCGGCGTCCATGCCGATCCGTCCCCAGATCATCAGCGCCAGGTCCGAGGCCGTCCCGGCGACCTCGGACACCGGCTCGCCGGGCCCGTACTCCCAGGAGCGGCCGGCGTCGGTCGCGGTCAGGCGCAGCGCGGTCGCCGGCTCGGCCGCCAGACCGCGCTTGATCATGCGCGGGGCGAAGAGCTCGAACACCTCGCCGACCGCGTCGGCGGCGAAGGCGGCGTCGATCGGCTCGGCCGCGCCGCCGACGCCGGCCAGCGCGTTCTGCAAGTCCCAGCGGTGCATTCGCGTCTCGTGCGCGCGCCGACGCTGCCAGAACCCGACGGTGCGCGGCATCAGGCTGCTGAAGGTCCAGGCCTCGGTGCCGGGGTCGGCGGCGAGCGCGGTGGTGATCTGGTCGACCGTGCTCAGGTACCAGGTGTGCAGGGACGCCGGGTCGTGCGGGGCGGTGCGCTCCTGGTCGTTGCGGCCGTGGCCCTCCTGGATCGCCGTGGTGACCCACAGGTTGCCGTTGCCGAGATGGTCGGCCAGCTCATAGAGCGTCCACGGCGCGCACGAGGGGACCTGCCGGTCGAGGTCCGCCTTGGTCAGACCGGCGAGCAGCGCGCCGAAGGTGTCCAGCTCGGAGCGCAGGAGGCTGAGGAAGTCGAAATCACCCATGGGGCGCAAGCTACCTCAGCGACGGTGTTGTCACCGGTGATTACCGCCGGTCGAGATCAGCGGTCGAGATCAGTCGAGGCGCTTGAACATGTGCACGTCCTCGCCGTCGCCGGGGATGCCCAGCGTCCGGCCGGTCTCGGCGTAGCCGTGCCGCTGGTAGAACTCCGGCGCCTGGAACGTGAAGGAGGACACCGCGATCCGGTCGCAGCCGCGCCGGCGCGCCTCGGCCTCGGCGGCGAGCAGGATCTTCGAGCCCCAGCCGTCCTCGCGGGAGCCGGCCCGCACCCACAGCA
This window harbors:
- a CDS encoding 6-phosphofructokinase, whose translation is MRIGVLTGGGDCPGLNAVIRASVRKGVQFYGFEFVGFRDGWKGPLDRMTKPLDVEAVRGILPRGGTILGSSRTNPLKVEGGVERIKENLAAEGVDALIAIGGEDTLGVATVLGDEYGVNVVGVPKTIDNDLNATDYTFGFDTAVHVATEAIDRLHTTAESHSRALIVEVMGRHAGWIALHSGLAGGANVILIPEVTFDIDEVCGWIESRFARGYAPIVVVAEGATPKDGQMEVSSGELDAFGHVRLGGIGERLADEIERRTKKEARTTVLGHTQRGGTPSPFDRWLATRFGLHAIDAVHDGDFGKMVALRGTDIVRVPLAAATATLKTVPMSLYEEAKVFFG
- a CDS encoding SMP-30/gluconolactonase/LRE family protein, whose amino-acid sequence is MAQRSKMAAVRWTPPPNPQPVRRRGDVRTLPEVRRIALPGAGPEHIAVDTAGNLLTGLADGRILRVTPEGEVRAVTTTGGRPLGLEMLGEDALVVCDAYRGLLEVQLSNGTVGVLAAKVAGEPLTFCSNAAVAADGSIYFTQSSRHFNIDAYRGDLFEHSATGRLFRYRDGGVEVVADGFAFANGVVLVEDGAAAIVAETGGYCLTRVQLEGAETGRTSPFGAPLAGFPDNLTSDADGLIWAAMVSPRDPALDWLLPRNPRLRSLVWATPERLQPAEKDVAWAIAFDASGEKVRELRGWGVGYKSVTSARRSGETLYLGSLTENAIAVLELGSLGAVKNM
- a CDS encoding GNAT family N-acetyltransferase; the encoded protein is MTMTQLTTGGRDPELSAALEAGLEEYNFAATGTTKADQDVFSVKVSDDAGALVGGLTAWTWAGLCGISMLWVRAGSREDGWGSKILLAAEAEARRRGCDRIAVSSFTFQAPEFYQRHGYAETGRTLGIPGDGEDVHMFKRLD
- a CDS encoding maleylpyruvate isomerase family mycothiol-dependent enzyme, yielding MGDFDFLSLLRSELDTFGALLAGLTKADLDRQVPSCAPWTLYELADHLGNGNLWVTTAIQEGHGRNDQERTAPHDPASLHTWYLSTVDQITTALAADPGTEAWTFSSLMPRTVGFWQRRRAHETRMHRWDLQNALAGVGGAAEPIDAAFAADAVGEVFELFAPRMIKRGLAAEPATALRLTATDAGRSWEYGPGEPVSEVAGTASDLALMIWGRIGMDAAGLAWSGDRAAGERVVKAPLVP
- a CDS encoding alpha/beta hydrolase family protein, with amino-acid sequence MTTTPFPARRRPNRRTLLGATMAAGVAVPLGLAGRASAATADAAKTNTTTNTNTHPTAPSPAGTKTTAPPAHLFIPPPTGPYQVGTVDLHLLDTSRPDPLNPGQSYPLMASIWYPARDADRYPVAPWMTTGTFQAWLADAGFDPASLPVPATAGHLGAPVRRGGRPRPVILFSHGAHDHRSDATTVVQELVSHGYIVATVDHTYDAFTQFPGGPVLSPAGSANVPESPSDFAADARFLLDQIHAIAAGRNPDVDRHPLPDGLPGSLDLDRIGMFGWSKGGTATALATLADDRIRAGLAFDGPMEPTITTDLAKPFMMMSAVFTRDADPDAQEFWTHLKGWRRYFQLNGAEHIAFSDAEGLILPVAKILGLSQDTVQGLVGTMDPNEGVRVQQAYPLAFFDLHLRNRPSRLLDGPSPQFPDVQFMS